A single Brassica rapa cultivar Chiifu-401-42 chromosome A04, CAAS_Brap_v3.01, whole genome shotgun sequence DNA region contains:
- the LOC117133454 gene encoding glutamate receptor 2.1-like produces the protein MKREHDLFINLLFLVVVLLMQVGEGQNTATDVKVGIVDDVGMAYSNMTLFCINMSLSDFYSSHPETRTRLVTTIVDSKKDVVIAAAAGTRISSDVQFLSAFILSLPSFFFRITKHSLALIAFLAALDLITNQNVKAIIGPWTSMQAQFMIEIGQKSQVPIVSYSATSPFLASIRSQYFFRATYDDSSQVHAIKAIIKLFGWREVVPVYVDNTFGEGIMPHLTDALQEINVRIPYRTVISPNATDDEISLELLRMMTLPTRVFVVHIVELLASRFFAKAKEIGLMKQGYVWILTNAITDGLSLMNETELDTMQGVLGVKTYVPRSEELEAFKSRWKNRFPLSDLSVYGLWAYDATTALALAIEEAGTSNFTFVKTDAMRKMSGFQGLGVSQYGPKLLQTLSGVRFKGLAGDFRFINRELQPSVFEIVNVNGHGGRTIGYWMKEHGLLKNVDQTQATMTTFSTWKDLLRPVIWPGDTTFVPKGWEIPTNGKRLKIGVPTNSGSPQFVKVTRDPITNSTTFSGFCIEYFEAVIQAMPYDVSYDFYPIEDMDYETLVYQVYLGVKHYQQFSSCMSFLTSTKLDSLNDSLVLLCLEQKYDAVVGDTTISANRSKYVEFSLPYTPSGVGLVVPVKDNVKRSSTIFLMPLTWGLWLLSLLSFFIIAIVVWVLEHRVNPEFDGPGNYQISTILWFSFSIMVFAPSMSTLSFTLLCQFSFFTYLILVLTQSYTASLASLLTSQQLHPTVTNINSLLEKGEVVGYQSSSFVLERLRESGFSDAKLVNYHGAEHCDELLSIGSARGGISAALMEVPYVRVFLGQYCNKYKMVQTPFKVDGLGFVFPIGSPLVADVSRAILKVEESNKANQLENAWFKKIDESCSDPLTGPDPNPSVSFRKLGIDSFWVLFLTAAVVCAFALGKCMFHFLKENPDQRNLQGLWEKFLQPDRNSYINQVTKKCQCSMNNHAEANPANNGSQS, from the exons atgaAGAGAGAACACGACCTCTTCATCAACCTACTCTTCCTTGTTGTCGTCTTATTGATGCAAGTTGGAGAGGGACAAAATACAGCAACAGACGTTAAAGTGGGAATCGTGGACGATGTAGGAATGGCATATTCCAACATGACCTTGTTCTGTATCAACATGTCTCTTTCTGATTTCTACTCTTCCCATCCAGAAACCCGGACAAGGCTTGTGACCACCATTGTTGACTCCAAAAAGGATGTTGTTATCGCAGCAGCAGCAGGTACACGCATCAGTTCAGATGTACAATTCTTGTCTGCATTTATACTGTCTCTtccgagttttttttttcgcaTAACAAAACACTCCTTAGCATTAATTGCGTTTCTCGCAGCTCTTGATTTGATAACAAACCAGAACGTGAAAGCGATTATAGGACCATGGACATCCATGCAGGCGCAATTCATGATTGAGATAGGACAAAAATCTCAGGTTCCAATTGTTTCATATTCTGCAACAAGTCCCTTCCTAGCTTCCATCCGTAGTCAATACTTCTTTCGAGCTACGTATGATGATTCATCTCAAGTACACGCCATTAAAGCAATCATCAAACTTTTTGGGTGGAGAGAGGTCGTACCTGTATACGTTGACAACACCTTCGGAGAAGGTATAATGCCTCATCTTACCGATGCTTTACAAGAGATTAACGTTCGTATACCTTATAGGACCGTGATCTCTCCCAATGCCACGGATGATGAAATCTCCCTGGAACTTCTACGGATGATGACTCTACCCACTAGAGTATTTGTTGTCCACATTGTTGAACTGCTTGCCTCAAGATTTTTTGCCAAAGCTAAGGAAATTGGTTTGATGAAGCAAGGATACGTCTGGATCCTCACCAACGCCATTACCGATGGTCTTAGTCTCATGAACGAGACAGAACTTGATACAATGCAAGGGGTCTTGGGTGTTAAGACTTATGTACCCAGATCGGAAGAGCTTGAAGCATTTAAATCTCGATGGAAGAATAGATTCCCACTCTCTGACCTGAGCGTGTATGGACTGTGGGCTTATGATGCCACCACTGCACTGGCACTGGCCATCGAAGAAGCTGGTACATCAAATTTTACTTTTGTCAAGACAGATGCCATGAGGAAAATGTCTGGCTTTCAAGGTCTAGGTGTGTCTCAGTATGGTCCAAAACTTCTCCAGACACTCTCTGGAGTTCGGTTCAAAGGTCTTGCTGGTGATTTCCGATTTATCAACCGAGAACTGCAGCCGTCAGTGTTTGAGATTGTTAACGTGAATGGGCATGGAGGAAGGACCATAGGATACTGGATGAAAGAACATGGTCTCTTGAAGAACGTAGACCAAACACAAGCTACCATGACCACTTTCTCTACTTGGAAAGATCTACTTAGACCAGTTATATGGCCTGGAGACACCACCTTTGTACCCAAAGGTTGGGAGATCCCAACAAATGGGAAAAGGCTGAAGATTGGAGTCCCAACTAATAGCGGTTCCCCGCAGTTTGTGAAGGTTACAAGGGATCCTATCACCAATTCAACAACATTCAGTGGATTCTGCATCGAGTACTTTGAGGCTGTTATTCAAGCGATGCCCTATGATGTGTCCTATGACTTCTATCCTATAGAAGATATGGATTACGAGACTTTGGTCTACCAAGTGTACCTCGGGGTAAAGCATTACCAACAATTTTCCTCTTGTATGTCATTTCTAACCTCCACTAAGCTGGATTCTCTTAACGATAGCCTTGTTCTTTTGTGTTTGGAGCAGAAATATGATGCTGTGGTCGGAGATACAACAATATCGGCAAACAGGTCAAAGTATGTTGAGTTTTCATTGCCGTACACACCATCAGGTGTGGGTCTGGTCGTTCCTGTTAAAGACAATGTCAAAAGAAGCAGTACCATATTTTTGATGCCTTTGACATGGGGACTATGGCTACTCAGTCTTTTGTCCTTTTTCATAATTGCCATTGTCGTATGGGTTCTTGAACATAGGGTAAATCCAGAGTTTGATGGGCCTGGAAATTATCAGATCAGCACTATACTCTGGTTTTCTTTCTCCATTATGGTCTTTGCACCGAGTATGTCCACTCTCTCCTTCACACTTCTATGCCAATTCTCATTTTTCACATACTTAA TACTTGTGTTGACTCAGAGTTACACCGCTAGTTTGGCATCACTTCTAACATCACAACAGCTTCATCCAACTGTAACCAACATAAATAGTTTGCTAGAAAAAGGAGAAGTTGTGGGATATCAAAGCAGTTCCTTCGTTTTGGAAAGACTCAGAGAATCAGGTTTCTCAGATGCTAAGCTCGTAAACTATCACGGAGCAGAACACTGTGACGAGCTACTGAGCATAGGATCAGCAAGAGGCGGTATTTCTGCAGCTCTCATGGAAGTGCCATATGTGAGAGTCTTTCTCGGGCAGTATTGTAACAAGTATAAAATGGTTCAAACACCATTCAAGGTCGATGGATTAGGCTTC GTCTTTCCCATTGGATCCCCTCTAGTGGCTGATGTTTCAAGGGCCATTCTAAAAGTGGAAGAGTCGAACAAGGCAAACCAACTGGAGAACGCATGGTTCAAGAAAATAGATGAAAGTTGCTCAGATCCACTCACCGGCCCCGACCCAAATCCATCTGTATCCTTCCGGAAACTTGGCATCGATAGTTTTTGGGTTTTGTTCCTCACTGCTGCCGTAGTCTGTGCTTTTGCATTGGGGAAATGTATGTTCCATTTCTTGAAGGAAAACCCAGATCAAAGAAACCTGCAAGGATTGTGGGAAAAGTTCCTTCAGCCAGACAGAAATTCATACATTAACCAAGTGACGAAGAAATGTCAATGCTCCATGAATAACCATGCAGAAGCAAACCCAGCAAACAATGGCAGCCAAAGTTAG